The following are from one region of the Novosphingobium humi genome:
- a CDS encoding SIMPL domain-containing protein, producing MAQIPSAPMLTIAPKGPVVSLNVGDSVEQAPDIAILHISLITRNRETPAAVAANNAGLAKLKTALMAKGVLASDIKQGGLSAHDEFEGEGGARHRKGFMIENYIQVKLRKLDGLNDVMGAAVAAGATSTGNLQFDVANKSAIMDRLIANATAQGRSRAMIHAQANGFSSVRLLSVTESEARMALFAPPAPRFMPREGETVPLDLTPRPVTISVSLAMAFELTN from the coding sequence ATGGCGCAGATCCCCTCGGCTCCCATGCTGACGATCGCGCCAAAGGGGCCGGTCGTTTCCCTGAATGTCGGTGACAGCGTGGAGCAGGCCCCCGACATCGCCATTCTCCATATCAGTCTGATCACCCGCAATCGCGAAACCCCGGCCGCCGTGGCGGCCAACAATGCGGGATTGGCAAAGCTGAAAACTGCCTTGATGGCAAAGGGCGTGCTTGCCTCGGACATCAAACAGGGCGGCCTTTCGGCCCATGACGAATTTGAAGGAGAAGGCGGCGCGCGCCATCGCAAAGGCTTCATGATCGAAAACTATATTCAGGTGAAATTGCGCAAGCTGGATGGCCTGAACGACGTCATGGGCGCGGCCGTGGCCGCCGGGGCAACCAGCACCGGCAATCTGCAATTCGACGTTGCGAACAAAAGCGCGATCATGGACCGGCTGATCGCCAACGCCACCGCGCAGGGCCGCAGCAGGGCCATGATCCACGCTCAGGCGAACGGTTTTTCCTCTGTGCGATTGTTGAGCGTTACCGAAAGCGAGGCGCGTATGGCCCTGTTTGCGCCCCCCGCCCCCCGCTTCATGCCCAGAGAGGGCGAGACTGTTCCCCTCGACCTCACTCCCCGCCCCGTTACCATTTCCGTGTCGCTGGCCATGGCCTTTGAACTGACCAACTGA
- a CDS encoding polyprenyl synthetase family protein, whose translation MTAQPVSLTELGAPMDAPQPSIDPLLALTAKGMDEVNAVILSRMQSDIPLIPQLAGHLISSGGKRLRPMLTVAAAELVGYTGGAQYALAAAVEFIHTATLLHDDVVDGSDLRRGKAAANIIYGNPATVLVGDYLFSRSFELMVEAGSLRVLDILSRASSIIAEGEVDQLTAQRKIETSEEHYLSIIAAKTAALFAAACRISAVVAGRSEAEEQALDDYGRYLGVAFQLVDDAIDYDSEAAEMGKGKGDDFRDGKMTLPVILAYAAGNEEEQQFWRDAIAGFRTEDEDLAEAIAIIARHGTVEATRQRAADYAQKAIDALSIFPAGEMRSALEEAALFSVARRY comes from the coding sequence ATGACTGCCCAACCCGTTTCCTTGACTGAACTTGGGGCGCCCATGGACGCGCCTCAGCCCTCGATCGACCCTTTGCTGGCGCTGACGGCCAAGGGGATGGACGAGGTGAACGCCGTGATTCTGAGCCGGATGCAGAGCGACATCCCGCTGATCCCGCAGCTTGCCGGGCATCTGATTTCGAGCGGGGGCAAGCGTCTGCGCCCGATGCTGACGGTCGCGGCGGCGGAACTGGTTGGCTATACGGGCGGCGCGCAATATGCGCTGGCCGCAGCGGTTGAGTTTATCCATACCGCCACGCTGCTGCATGACGATGTGGTCGATGGCTCGGACCTGCGCCGGGGCAAGGCGGCGGCCAATATCATCTACGGCAATCCGGCCACGGTGCTGGTGGGCGATTATCTGTTCAGCCGCAGTTTTGAATTGATGGTTGAGGCCGGATCGCTGCGGGTGCTGGATATCCTCTCGCGCGCATCCTCGATCATCGCCGAGGGCGAGGTCGACCAATTGACCGCCCAGCGCAAGATCGAGACGAGCGAGGAGCACTACCTCTCGATCATCGCCGCCAAGACCGCCGCGCTTTTCGCCGCCGCCTGCCGCATTTCGGCGGTCGTGGCCGGGCGCAGCGAGGCCGAGGAGCAGGCGCTCGACGACTATGGCCGCTACCTTGGCGTGGCGTTCCAGTTGGTGGACGACGCCATCGATTACGACTCCGAAGCCGCCGAAATGGGCAAGGGCAAGGGCGACGATTTCCGCGACGGCAAAATGACCCTGCCGGTCATCCTCGCCTATGCCGCCGGCAATGAGGAAGAGCAGCAGTTCTGGCGCGATGCCATCGCCGGTTTCCGCACAGAGGATGAGGATCTGGCCGAAGCCATCGCCATCATCGCCCGCCACGGCACGGTCGAGGCCACGCGCCAACGTGCCGCCGATTATGCGCAGAAGGCGATTGATGCGTTGAGCATCTTCCCGGCGGGCGAGATGCGTTCGGCGCTGGAGGAAGCGGCGCTGTTTTCGGTGGCGCGGCGGTACTAA
- a CDS encoding PepSY domain-containing protein, with protein sequence MFTRLTSMLMMAPLALWAVVSALALPPVPMAHAGPGEAQGEARREMRAGNVRSLRDIETHVLPMMAGSQYLGPEYDPLAMAYRLKFVKDGRVIFVDVDARSGEILRQRR encoded by the coding sequence ATGTTCACACGGCTCACCTCTATGCTGATGATGGCTCCTCTGGCGCTTTGGGCGGTGGTTTCGGCGCTGGCTTTGCCGCCGGTGCCGATGGCCCATGCCGGCCCGGGCGAGGCGCAGGGCGAGGCACGGCGCGAAATGCGCGCGGGCAATGTCCGTTCCTTGCGCGACATCGAAACGCATGTTTTGCCGATGATGGCAGGGTCCCAATATCTGGGGCCTGAATATGATCCGCTGGCCATGGCCTATCGCCTGAAATTCGTGAAGGACGGGCGCGTGATCTTTGTGGATGTCGATGCGCGTTCGGGGGAAATCCTGCGCCAGCGGCGCTGA
- the hrpB gene encoding ATP-dependent helicase HrpB — protein sequence MSDLPIHTVLPELLQALRDRPNAVLIAPPGAGKTTSVAPALIREPWCEGKVILLSPRRVAARAAAERMAEMMGESAGQTVGYLTRLDSKQSARTRILVVTEAIFVATILADPELTGISAVLFDEAHERNLDSDLGLALAAECQQVLREDLRIIPMSATIDGERFAALLGPDTPVIESEGRAHPLTIRWLGARAEARIDEQMVSAILTAWREEEGDILAFLPGVGEITRVAEKLEERLKNTPILPLHGQCEPQAQRAAIRRDPEGRRRIVLATSIAETSLTLDGVSVVVDCGLSRRPEYDKAAGVTRLITTRSSQAAAAQRAGRAARQRPGVAYRLWEEAAHAGRPAYDPPEMLTSDLAPFTLALAQWGALDPGAMAWIDPPPAAALSAARAKLVSLGALDGDRITDHGRAMASLPMGPELAHMLLYGTARGAGELAAMLAFLLQERALGGRGEDLLVRLDRWRGDRSAKAEAARQMAKQWARRAEKLVSPIPGEAPPAGVLLAEGFPDNLAKRRDAGGEEWLAAGGRGLVLDGLSSLARADYLAVGEAQGSAKGARITGAIALSEAEVLEHLAHRIERRSTLRWVADERRVEALLERRLGAFVFARGSDPKPDLAAITAFLCERIRAEGLGLLPLGRASLNLLKRARFAGVEALSEEALLADLEDWAGPHLKRRLDSVDPGALHQALLDRLGWDGKQTLDRLVPSEFRSPAGSTHPIDYDDAGGPSVEVRVQALFGLERHPSFGNPPQPLRLLLTSPGGKPIQTTLDLPGFWRGSWRDVVKDMKGRYPKHRWPDEPWAEDPSLKTKNAFAAQRRT from the coding sequence GTGTCAGACCTGCCCATCCATACCGTCCTGCCTGAACTTTTGCAGGCCCTGCGCGATCGCCCCAATGCCGTGCTGATCGCGCCGCCCGGCGCGGGCAAGACGACCAGCGTGGCGCCCGCGTTGATCCGTGAACCTTGGTGTGAGGGCAAGGTGATCCTGCTCTCGCCCCGGCGCGTGGCGGCGCGCGCGGCAGCCGAGCGTATGGCCGAAATGATGGGCGAGAGCGCCGGGCAGACGGTGGGCTATCTGACCCGTCTCGACAGCAAACAGTCGGCCAGGACGCGCATTCTGGTGGTCACCGAGGCGATTTTTGTCGCCACCATTCTGGCCGATCCCGAATTGACGGGCATTTCCGCCGTGCTGTTTGACGAGGCGCATGAGCGCAATCTTGACAGCGACTTAGGCCTTGCTCTTGCGGCGGAATGTCAGCAAGTTCTGCGCGAGGACCTGCGCATCATCCCCATGTCGGCCACGATTGACGGCGAGCGTTTCGCCGCCTTGCTCGGCCCCGACACGCCCGTGATCGAGAGCGAGGGGCGCGCCCATCCGCTCACCATCCGCTGGCTTGGCGCGCGGGCCGAGGCGCGGATCGACGAGCAGATGGTCAGCGCGATCCTGACCGCATGGCGCGAGGAGGAAGGCGATATTCTGGCCTTCCTGCCCGGCGTGGGGGAAATCACCCGCGTGGCGGAAAAGCTGGAGGAGCGGCTGAAGAACACGCCGATCCTGCCGCTGCATGGCCAATGCGAGCCGCAGGCGCAGCGCGCCGCCATCCGTCGCGATCCCGAAGGTCGCCGCCGCATCGTCTTGGCCACCAGTATTGCCGAAACTTCGCTGACGCTCGACGGCGTGTCGGTGGTGGTTGATTGCGGCCTGTCGCGCCGCCCGGAATATGACAAGGCCGCAGGTGTCACCCGCCTGATCACCACGCGCTCGTCTCAGGCGGCGGCTGCCCAGCGCGCGGGCCGCGCCGCGCGTCAGCGGCCAGGCGTGGCCTATCGGCTGTGGGAAGAGGCCGCCCATGCGGGCCGTCCCGCCTATGATCCGCCCGAAATGCTGACCAGTGACCTGGCGCCCTTTACGCTGGCGCTGGCGCAATGGGGGGCGCTCGATCCGGGGGCGATGGCGTGGATTGATCCTCCTCCGGCGGCAGCTTTGTCGGCGGCGCGGGCCAAACTGGTCAGCCTTGGCGCGCTGGATGGCGACCGGATCACCGATCATGGCCGCGCGATGGCCAGCCTGCCCATGGGGCCGGAACTGGCGCATATGCTGCTTTATGGCACGGCGCGCGGGGCGGGGGAGCTAGCGGCAATGCTGGCCTTTCTGCTTCAGGAACGGGCCTTGGGCGGGCGGGGCGAAGATCTTTTGGTCCGGCTTGACCGCTGGCGTGGGGATCGTTCGGCCAAGGCCGAGGCGGCGCGGCAAATGGCAAAACAATGGGCGCGGCGGGCCGAAAAGCTGGTGTCGCCCATCCCCGGCGAAGCCCCGCCTGCGGGCGTACTGCTGGCCGAGGGCTTTCCCGACAATCTGGCCAAGCGGCGCGATGCCGGCGGCGAGGAATGGCTGGCGGCGGGGGGTAGGGGGCTGGTGCTGGACGGCCTGTCCTCGCTGGCGCGTGCGGACTATCTGGCCGTGGGCGAGGCGCAAGGGTCGGCCAAGGGCGCGCGGATCACCGGCGCGATTGCCTTGAGCGAGGCCGAGGTTCTGGAGCATCTGGCGCATCGGATCGAGCGGCGCTCGACTTTGCGCTGGGTGGCCGATGAAAGGCGGGTCGAGGCGCTGCTGGAACGGCGGCTGGGCGCTTTCGTCTTTGCGCGGGGCAGCGATCCCAAGCCTGACCTGGCCGCGATCACGGCCTTTCTGTGCGAGCGGATCAGGGCCGAGGGGCTGGGGCTGTTGCCGCTCGGCCGCGCGAGCCTCAATCTGCTCAAACGCGCGCGCTTTGCCGGGGTGGAGGCGTTGAGCGAGGAGGCCTTGCTGGCCGATCTGGAGGATTGGGCGGGGCCGCATCTGAAACGGCGGCTCGATTCGGTTGATCCGGGCGCGCTGCATCAGGCCTTGCTTGACCGACTTGGCTGGGATGGGAAACAGACGCTTGACCGACTGGTGCCGTCCGAATTCCGCAGCCCTGCGGGGAGCACCCATCCCATCGACTATGACGATGCGGGCGGCCCATCGGTCGAGGTGCGCGTGCAGGCGCTTTTCGGCCTTGAGCGCCACCCCAGTTTCGGCAACCCGCCGCAACCCTTGCGGCTTTTGCTCACATCTCCGGGCGGAAAGCCGATCCAGACCACGCTCGATCTGCCCGGATTCTGGCGCGGATCGTGGCGCGATGTGGTCAAGGACATGAAGGGGAGATACCCCAAACACCGCTGGCCCGACGAGCCATGGGCCGAAGACCCCAGCCTGAAGACGAAAAACGCGTTTGCAGCGCAACGTCGCACTTGA
- a CDS encoding response regulator transcription factor, whose translation MRILIVEDEPTLGRQLKTTLEQTGYAVDLSTDGEDGHFLGSTEDYDAVILDLGLPEIDGLTVLSMWRKEGRKFPVLVLTARDSWSDKVAGLDGGADDYLAKPFQTEELIARLRALIRRASGNSSSELIAGDVRLDTRSGRVTLAGEPVKLTAQEYKLLSYLLHHKGKVVSRTELIEHIYDQDFDRDSNTIEVFVTRIRKKLGADVITTIRGLGYSLDEPARG comes from the coding sequence ATGCGGATCCTGATCGTCGAGGATGAACCCACGCTGGGCCGCCAGCTCAAGACCACGCTGGAGCAGACCGGCTATGCGGTCGATCTGTCCACCGATGGCGAGGATGGCCATTTTCTGGGCAGCACCGAAGATTACGATGCGGTGATCCTTGACCTTGGCCTGCCCGAAATCGATGGGCTGACGGTGCTGTCCATGTGGCGCAAGGAGGGGCGCAAGTTCCCTGTGCTGGTGCTGACGGCGCGCGATTCGTGGTCGGACAAGGTGGCAGGGCTGGATGGCGGGGCCGACGATTATCTGGCCAAGCCGTTTCAGACCGAGGAACTGATCGCCCGCCTGCGGGCGCTGATCCGCCGGGCTTCGGGCAATTCCTCGTCGGAACTGATCGCGGGCGATGTGCGGCTTGATACGCGTTCGGGTCGCGTCACGCTGGCCGGTGAACCGGTGAAGCTGACGGCGCAGGAATACAAGCTGCTCTCCTATCTGCTCCATCACAAGGGCAAGGTGGTGAGCCGCACCGAATTGATCGAACATATCTATGATCAGGATTTCGACCGCGATTCAAACACTATCGAGGTGTTTGTCACGCGCATTCGCAAGAAGCTGGGCGCCGATGTGATCACCACGATCCGCGGGCTGGGCTACAGCCTTGACGAGCCGGCGCGCGGATAA
- a CDS encoding sensor histidine kinase — MMLIAVGWILVLLLAGGLALDRAMTAMATRNFDEQLGYMLTGMIGSAEIGPDGEVFFNRPLGDQRFLEPNSGLYWQISGKGHEDFPSRSLWDRTLKISADHQDAQAHIFDSSQFAGEPLRIMERSIILPGSNTTWWFVVAESRHELDAQIRRIRTILIDSFLVLGLGLVLMAAIQSWYGLSPLRRVRLAIAHMRSTGANRVTDPLPVEVQPLVQELNDLLSHNERQAEEARTHAGNLAHALKTPLTVLLNAAQAREPDLAESVARETAVMRRQVEHHLARARAVGRRGAGQARTVVWDAAKSVMRAVERLYGDARFDLDGSHDAQVAIERQDLDDLLGNLIENAAKYGGGSVFVTIDAGDKGELVEIWVEDDGMGIPQAERTRIFDRGARLDTGKPGTGLGLAIVRDVAEIYGGNVELDESEDLGGLLVKLRLPRARG, encoded by the coding sequence ATGATGCTGATCGCGGTGGGCTGGATCTTGGTGCTGTTGCTGGCGGGCGGGTTGGCGCTGGACCGGGCGATGACCGCGATGGCCACGCGCAATTTCGACGAACAGCTCGGCTATATGTTGACCGGGATGATCGGCAGCGCCGAAATCGGCCCTGATGGCGAGGTGTTCTTCAACCGCCCCCTTGGCGACCAGCGCTTCCTCGAACCCAACAGCGGCCTTTATTGGCAGATCAGCGGCAAGGGACATGAGGATTTCCCCAGTCGCTCGCTATGGGACCGCACGCTGAAAATATCGGCCGACCATCAGGACGCGCAGGCCCATATCTTCGATTCGAGCCAGTTTGCCGGTGAGCCGCTGCGCATCATGGAACGCTCGATCATCCTGCCGGGCAGCAATACGACGTGGTGGTTCGTTGTGGCCGAGAGCCGACACGAACTGGACGCGCAGATCCGGCGTATCCGCACGATCCTGATCGACAGCTTCCTTGTGCTGGGCCTTGGCCTTGTGCTGATGGCGGCGATCCAGAGCTGGTATGGCCTATCCCCGTTGCGCCGCGTGCGTCTGGCCATCGCCCATATGCGCAGCACCGGGGCGAACCGCGTAACCGACCCTCTGCCGGTTGAGGTGCAGCCGCTGGTGCAGGAATTGAACGACCTGCTATCCCACAACGAGCGGCAGGCCGAGGAGGCGCGCACCCATGCGGGCAATCTGGCCCATGCGTTGAAAACGCCGCTGACGGTGCTGCTCAACGCGGCGCAGGCCAGGGAGCCCGATCTGGCCGAATCGGTGGCGCGCGAAACGGCGGTCATGCGCCGACAGGTCGAGCATCATCTGGCCCGCGCGCGCGCGGTGGGCCGCCGGGGGGCGGGGCAGGCGCGCACCGTGGTGTGGGATGCGGCCAAATCGGTGATGCGCGCGGTTGAGCGACTCTATGGCGACGCGCGCTTTGACCTTGATGGATCGCATGACGCGCAGGTCGCCATCGAGCGGCAGGATCTGGACGATCTTTTGGGCAATCTGATCGAAAATGCAGCCAAATATGGCGGCGGCAGCGTCTTTGTCACCATTGATGCGGGCGACAAGGGCGAACTGGTCGAAATCTGGGTCGAGGACGACGGCATGGGCATCCCCCAGGCCGAGCGCACCCGCATCTTTGATCGTGGCGCGCGGCTGGATACGGGCAAACCGGGAACGGGGCTGGGGCTGGCGATTGTCCGCGATGTGGCGGAAATCTATGGCGGAAATGTCGAGCTGGACGAGAGCGAGGATCTGGGCGGGCTGCTGGTGAAGCTGCGTCTGCCCAGAGCGCGGGGGTAA
- a CDS encoding chorismate mutase, protein MVETSHQGSLVATTDPVLASFRSSIDNIDAALIHILAERFRITKAVGEYKAAHTLPASDPGREERQIARLRKLAEDAQLDPDFGEKFLRFIIDEVIRHHEKAKLGE, encoded by the coding sequence ATGGTTGAAACGTCACATCAGGGCAGCCTTGTTGCCACCACCGATCCGGTTCTGGCCTCTTTCCGGTCCAGCATCGACAATATCGATGCCGCGCTGATTCACATTCTGGCCGAACGATTCCGCATCACCAAGGCCGTGGGCGAGTATAAAGCCGCCCACACCCTGCCCGCCAGCGATCCGGGGCGCGAAGAACGCCAGATCGCACGCCTGCGCAAACTGGCCGAGGATGCCCAGCTTGATCCCGATTTCGGCGAAAAATTCCTGCGCTTCATCATTGATGAGGTGATCCGGCATCATGAGAAGGCCAAACTGGGCGAATAA